The following are encoded in a window of Telmatobacter sp. DSM 110680 genomic DNA:
- a CDS encoding acyloxyacyl hydrolase yields MHWGPMVIESLLFNSFENAGNVYTGYWYRTETLTGKWWDRYIASAAEWRWDRWSDNNPALDDYVGHPMMGAITNSIWIQNDPKGMTLDFQNDRAYWHSRMRALAWSTFYSFEWKLGPLGEASIGHNGDHYFYDKGVLTNETGWVELVTTPLGGFGWTIAEDYLDKHVVTKLEDKSHNPILLTMANFLTPARGFANILRFRPPWYRDSRIVKANSFFSDAGEGVTASTAEAMRYASRHHDSGAEAYLAEVEPAPVATAPPNWQGPGGKHEFGAWWGISAMSGHIWGYAGDVKYMPIDLRYSYELYRHHQSWTLRYSPEMTALAMLDWPTPNTTSTGTLFNQRKRVYGSGLSPVGFQADFLPLHRVQPFFSTDGGFIYFSDRVLSPQGSQFMYTIDYGTGVNIFHHKNQAITIGYRYQHLSNANISQHNPGTDANTFYVGVSRFKTKGDQRTERDLR; encoded by the coding sequence ATGCATTGGGGACCGATGGTGATTGAGTCCCTGCTGTTTAATTCATTTGAAAACGCCGGCAATGTCTACACGGGCTACTGGTATCGCACCGAAACGCTCACCGGGAAATGGTGGGACCGTTATATCGCGTCGGCTGCAGAGTGGCGTTGGGATCGGTGGTCCGACAACAACCCGGCGCTCGACGACTATGTGGGCCATCCCATGATGGGCGCCATCACCAACAGCATCTGGATCCAGAATGACCCAAAAGGAATGACCCTCGACTTCCAGAATGATCGCGCTTATTGGCACTCCCGCATGCGTGCGCTCGCGTGGTCAACCTTCTACAGCTTTGAGTGGAAACTCGGCCCGCTCGGCGAAGCCAGCATCGGTCACAATGGCGATCACTATTTCTACGACAAGGGTGTATTAACCAACGAGACCGGATGGGTTGAGCTTGTCACCACGCCGCTCGGGGGCTTCGGATGGACCATTGCCGAGGATTATCTCGACAAGCATGTAGTGACCAAGCTCGAAGACAAGAGCCACAATCCGATTCTGCTGACAATGGCGAACTTCCTCACACCGGCGCGCGGCTTTGCCAACATTCTGCGCTTCCGCCCACCATGGTATCGCGACTCGCGCATCGTCAAGGCGAACAGCTTCTTCAGCGATGCCGGTGAAGGCGTGACCGCATCGACTGCCGAGGCAATGCGCTATGCCTCGCGGCATCATGACAGCGGCGCCGAGGCCTACCTTGCCGAAGTTGAGCCCGCTCCTGTCGCAACCGCCCCGCCAAACTGGCAGGGTCCGGGCGGCAAACACGAATTTGGTGCATGGTGGGGAATTTCCGCGATGAGTGGTCACATCTGGGGATATGCCGGCGACGTAAAGTACATGCCAATCGATCTCCGCTACTCTTATGAACTCTACCGTCATCATCAATCGTGGACCTTGCGCTATTCTCCCGAGATGACAGCGCTGGCCATGCTCGACTGGCCTACGCCGAACACAACTTCGACAGGGACTTTGTTTAACCAGCGCAAGCGCGTCTACGGCAGCGGACTCAGTCCAGTGGGATTTCAGGCAGACTTCCTGCCGCTTCATCGTGTGCAGCCGTTCTTTTCTACCGACGGAGGATTCATCTACTTCAGCGATCGCGTACTCAGCCCGCAGGGTTCGCAATTCATGTACACGATTGATTACGGAACTGGAGTAAACATCTTCCACCATAAAAACCAGGCAATCACGATTGGCTATCGCTATCAACACTTGTCCAACGCAAACATCAGCCAACACAACCCGGGCACCGATGCGAATACGTTTTATGTTGGTGTTTCACGGTTCAAGACCAAGGGCGATCAACGAACCGAGCGGGACCTCCGCTAA
- a CDS encoding metallophosphoesterase family protein has product MKIGIVSDTHGLLRPEVIPALTGVEHILHLGDVGDPQILKSLETVAPLTAIRGNIDRSGPCSLLPATEVVLLEGKYIYMLHDVHTLHLDPAAAKFAAVLYGHSHQPGFRRHKGVLYFNPGSCGPRRFELPVTIGMMTIEKDTDPVAEIVHLDCA; this is encoded by the coding sequence ATGAAGATTGGAATAGTCAGCGATACGCACGGGCTGCTGCGTCCTGAAGTAATTCCGGCGCTAACAGGAGTTGAGCACATCCTTCACCTGGGCGATGTCGGCGACCCTCAGATTTTGAAATCACTTGAAACGGTGGCGCCCTTAACCGCGATCCGCGGCAATATAGATCGCAGCGGGCCTTGCAGCCTTCTACCCGCGACCGAAGTTGTGCTGCTCGAAGGTAAGTACATCTATATGCTTCACGATGTGCACACCCTGCACCTGGACCCCGCAGCTGCCAAATTCGCGGCGGTGCTTTATGGCCACTCGCATCAGCCGGGCTTTAGGCGGCACAAGGGCGTGCTTTACTTCAATCCGGGATCTTGTGGACCGCGCCGCTTCGAACTCCCTGTCACGATAGGAATGATGACAATCGAGAAAGATACCGATCCCGTCGCCGAGATCGTGCACCTTGATTGTGCTTAG
- a CDS encoding CAP domain-containing protein codes for MTSLDKRLSLLFVAFWLLIAMSLPLLAQEGREIQPEAEQLMRLANQARAAAGVPPLQWDRSLAEAARKHTLRMASEGPIAHQYPGELNVSERAGLTGAHFDLIEENVAVAHTIEAIQDGWMQSKPHRENMLSPEVDSVGIAVVASRGVLYATADFSRNVQALTQEQVESRFSELIQRTGVKVLADHRAARAACIMDKGLPGSDSLSQPAFIMRWESSDVTHLPKQLADHLASHQFQEAAVGSCDARGDDGTFTSYRLAVLLY; via the coding sequence GTGACTAGTTTGGATAAACGACTTTCTCTCTTGTTCGTGGCTTTCTGGCTTCTGATTGCAATGTCGCTTCCCTTGTTAGCGCAGGAAGGCCGGGAAATTCAGCCAGAGGCAGAACAGTTGATGCGGCTGGCCAATCAGGCTCGCGCCGCGGCGGGAGTGCCGCCGCTCCAGTGGGACCGCTCGCTTGCCGAAGCAGCACGCAAGCACACACTCCGGATGGCCTCAGAGGGGCCAATCGCTCATCAATATCCCGGAGAGTTGAATGTCTCTGAACGTGCCGGCCTGACCGGTGCGCACTTCGACTTGATCGAAGAGAATGTTGCAGTCGCGCACACGATAGAAGCCATTCAGGATGGCTGGATGCAGTCGAAACCGCATCGGGAAAACATGCTGAGTCCTGAGGTAGACAGCGTTGGAATTGCCGTCGTTGCCAGTCGTGGAGTGCTATACGCCACGGCGGATTTCTCTCGAAACGTGCAGGCGCTTACACAGGAACAGGTTGAATCACGTTTCTCTGAACTAATCCAACGAACGGGTGTGAAGGTCTTGGCTGATCATCGGGCCGCGCGCGCCGCCTGCATCATGGATAAGGGATTGCCCGGCTCCGACAGCCTTTCGCAGCCCGCATTCATCATGCGCTGGGAAAGCTCGGACGTGACACATCTTCCGAAACAACTGGCCGATCATCTCGCCTCCCATCAATTCCAGGAAGCGGCGGTAGGCAGTTGCGACGCACGCGGAGATGATGGCACCTTCACTTCTTATCGCCTTGCGGTGCTGCTGTATTGA
- a CDS encoding MFS transporter → MTDLPGTNEVHAQTNWRKAVATYTEPRVLQVLALGFASGLPLLLTYSTLQAWLATVGVRRSTLGAIALVGTAYSFKFVWAPLIDRVPPPLPLGRRRGWGITIQILLIGAILAMGSCDPKHNLSRMAVLAVVVAFLSASQDIVIDAWRVESLDSEQQAPGAAMIQSGYRIGMLAAGAGSLFIAASNGWFAAYATMAALLGVGLLVFVFGPEPKLPAEKSYVAHSVWQTILHALFKAVIEPFRDFMNRPLWLVILIAIFAYKMGEAMAGVMSTPLYISLGFSLPEIATASKIFGFFSIVTGALIGGVVTTRFGILRSLILCGILQAIGNLFFVLQAVGGHRVGYLALCVTAENLTGAMAGTALITWLSSLCSPAFTATQFALLSSLASLSRTVIASSGGVLSEKIGWTQFFALTSVVGLPSLLLILWIGSRGGFSKDYRKPAI, encoded by the coding sequence ATGACTGACTTACCCGGAACCAACGAAGTACACGCTCAAACAAACTGGCGTAAAGCGGTCGCAACCTACACTGAGCCACGCGTGCTGCAGGTGCTCGCTCTTGGATTTGCCAGCGGCCTGCCTTTGCTTCTCACGTACTCCACTCTTCAAGCATGGCTTGCGACTGTCGGCGTGCGGCGTTCAACGCTTGGCGCCATCGCTTTGGTTGGCACCGCTTACTCATTCAAATTCGTATGGGCGCCGCTCATTGATCGAGTGCCTCCACCGCTGCCCTTGGGACGACGGCGCGGCTGGGGAATCACTATCCAGATTCTTCTCATCGGTGCAATCCTCGCTATGGGATCATGCGATCCGAAGCACAACCTCTCGCGCATGGCTGTCCTGGCGGTTGTGGTTGCGTTTCTGTCTGCGAGCCAGGACATTGTCATCGATGCCTGGCGTGTGGAGAGCCTGGACAGCGAACAGCAGGCCCCCGGAGCGGCCATGATTCAGTCCGGCTACCGAATTGGCATGCTGGCTGCCGGAGCGGGCTCCTTGTTCATCGCGGCCTCGAACGGGTGGTTCGCAGCCTATGCCACCATGGCTGCACTGCTTGGGGTGGGACTACTGGTCTTTGTGTTCGGTCCCGAACCGAAGCTGCCCGCGGAGAAGTCGTATGTCGCTCACTCGGTGTGGCAGACGATTCTTCACGCGCTTTTCAAAGCCGTGATCGAACCGTTTCGTGATTTCATGAACCGGCCGCTTTGGCTCGTCATTCTGATTGCCATCTTCGCCTACAAAATGGGCGAGGCAATGGCGGGTGTGATGTCAACGCCGCTTTATATATCGCTGGGATTTTCGCTCCCTGAGATCGCCACTGCTTCGAAGATATTCGGATTCTTCTCGATTGTGACGGGAGCCCTGATTGGCGGTGTCGTGACGACCAGATTCGGGATTCTCCGCTCGCTGATTCTTTGCGGAATCTTACAAGCAATCGGGAATCTGTTTTTTGTTCTCCAGGCCGTAGGCGGGCATCGGGTCGGATACCTTGCCTTATGCGTTACCGCCGAAAATCTCACGGGGGCGATGGCAGGGACCGCGTTAATAACATGGCTTTCCAGTTTGTGCTCGCCCGCTTTTACAGCAACCCAGTTCGCGCTGCTGTCGTCGCTCGCATCGCTTAGTCGCACTGTGATCGCATCCTCGGGCGGAGTGTTGTCAGAGAAGATAGGCTGGACACAGTTTTTTGCGCTTACCAGCGTCGTCGGATTGCCGTCTCTCCTTCTGATCCTCTGGATCGGATCGCGTGGCGGTTTCAGTAAGGACTACCGTAAACCAGCTATCTAA
- a CDS encoding alpha/beta fold hydrolase codes for MLRCWTIMLCAILLTFPASAKSRITKLTFDFSEHARVMYVVVPEKPEAMPVVVLLHGSGRNGEIMAQAWKDLAGQEGFIVAAPDAFDPASWGSLMDPPEFFSAVVEQVKAIHAVDESRIYLFGHSAGAAYALFLAVMDSDLFAATAVHAGALQANPDGLFEQADRKMPIAIWVGDHDPNFPVDTVEATRRLYAANGYEIKLNLIPNHDHNYYAISDQVNGKAWDFLKGVRLKSASNAGQP; via the coding sequence TCGGCAAAGAGTAGAATTACGAAGCTCACCTTTGATTTTTCAGAACACGCAAGAGTGATGTATGTGGTCGTGCCTGAGAAACCAGAAGCGATGCCTGTCGTGGTGCTGCTCCACGGGTCCGGACGCAACGGCGAGATCATGGCTCAAGCGTGGAAGGACTTGGCGGGGCAAGAGGGTTTCATCGTCGCCGCTCCCGATGCGTTCGACCCTGCTTCGTGGGGTTCGCTTATGGATCCACCGGAGTTTTTTTCGGCTGTAGTCGAACAGGTAAAGGCAATCCATGCCGTCGATGAGAGTCGCATCTACCTATTTGGTCACTCTGCAGGTGCGGCCTACGCGCTATTTCTGGCCGTCATGGATTCAGATTTGTTTGCGGCCACAGCCGTTCATGCAGGTGCGCTGCAGGCAAACCCTGACGGACTGTTTGAGCAGGCAGACAGAAAGATGCCGATCGCAATCTGGGTAGGCGATCACGATCCCAATTTCCCGGTCGATACGGTTGAGGCGACGAGACGCCTCTATGCCGCAAACGGATACGAGATCAAGTTGAATCTAATTCCGAATCACGATCACAACTACTACGCTATTTCCGACCAGGTAAATGGAAAAGCCTGGGATTTTCTAAAGGGAGTTCGACTGAAGTCGGCAAGCAACGCCGGTCAGCCTTGA